A genomic window from Cloacibacillus evryensis DSM 19522 includes:
- a CDS encoding GntR family transcriptional regulator, with protein sequence MMQPIVKVPTLSELAYESIKAQILSCKIRPGERINIDQYSENLGVSTTPVREALSKLQQEGLVQYIPRTGWKISRISKQEFRKLQEVKSLLEITLAERALPFIKPNDIPQMILLNNEMRELFKPCAGGKPDLERLLEANDRFHMYIFKFYDNDIMIEILQQTWNNLRYARLIWISSEEFLNNFYEEHNEIIAAIKDRNGAALRDAVEKHLRCGLGYMEACLEDK encoded by the coding sequence ATGATGCAGCCCATAGTCAAAGTACCTACGTTGAGCGAGTTGGCTTATGAAAGCATAAAGGCACAGATCCTATCGTGCAAAATACGCCCGGGTGAACGGATAAACATCGACCAATACTCGGAGAATCTGGGGGTCAGCACCACCCCCGTCCGCGAAGCGCTCTCAAAGCTTCAGCAGGAGGGGCTGGTACAGTACATACCGCGGACCGGCTGGAAAATATCTAGGATATCCAAGCAGGAGTTCCGCAAACTGCAGGAGGTAAAATCCCTGCTCGAAATCACGCTTGCGGAACGGGCGCTGCCCTTTATAAAGCCCAACGACATTCCCCAGATGATCCTGCTGAACAATGAAATGAGGGAGCTGTTCAAGCCCTGTGCCGGCGGGAAACCTGACCTTGAGAGGCTCCTTGAGGCAAACGACCGCTTTCATATGTACATCTTTAAGTTTTACGACAATGACATTATGATCGAAATATTGCAGCAGACATGGAACAACCTCCGGTACGCGAGGCTGATCTGGATCTCGTCCGAAGAGTTCCTCAACAACTTCTACGAGGAGCACAATGAAATAATCGCCGCCATCAAAGACCGGAACGGCGCCGCGCTGAGAGATGCCGTGGAAAAGCATCTGCGCTGCGGCCTGGGCTACATGGAAGCCTGTCTTGAGGATAAGTAG